The following proteins come from a genomic window of Trifolium pratense cultivar HEN17-A07 linkage group LG4, ARS_RC_1.1, whole genome shotgun sequence:
- the LOC123921804 gene encoding elongation factor-like GTPase 1 has protein sequence MEESTSDNDRHKIRNICILAHVDHGKTTLADQLIATAGGGMVHPKVAGKLRFMDFLDEEQRRAITMKSSSISLNYNHHTINLIDSPGHIDFCGEVSTAARLSDGALILVDAVEGVHIQTHAVLRQCWIERLSPCLVLNKMDRLITELKLTPSEAYVRLLRIVHEVNSIVSAYNSQKYLSDVDSLLAGGTADGGEVMEDYDDVEDVFQPQKGNVVFACALDGWGFGIHEFAEIYASKLGASVSALQRALWGPRYFNPKTKMIVGKKGIGAGSKPMFVQFVLEPLWQLYQGSLEGDKGLIEKVIKAFNLQVPARELQNKDSKVVLQAVMSRWLPLSDAILSMVVKCMPDPVAAQGSRISRLIPQREVGSGDGVDRRVVEEAELVRKSVEGCDWRDEVPCVAFVAKMFALPVKMLPPPQVGEVVGSFGEEGEGESDECFLAFARIFSGVLSVGQRVFVISALYDPLKGESTQKHIQEAELKSMYLMMGQGLQVVKSAKAGDVVAIRGLGQYILKSATLSSTRNCWPFSSMAFQVSPILRVAIEPSDPADMGALLKGLRLLNRADPFVEVTVSARGEHVLAAAGEVHLERCIKDLKDRFAKVSLEVSPPLVSYKETIEGEVSNMLENLKVLSKNLDYVEKTTPNGRCIVRVQVMKLLPSLTKVLDESADILGDIIGIKSGQTVKSLETQGTNILENGNPAEVIKTRIMDAIESDILCRIENDEDHAEKCRLKWLKLLRRIWALGPSYMGANVLFTPDIKAESSDSSVLIRGSSQLSERLGFVADSANSNSVSEASSNESQALYMDAERLESNVITGFQLATSAGPLCDEPMWGLAFVIEARITPSTGHDESETHQQSDQYGIFAGQVIATVKDACRTAVLKNKPRLVEAMYFCELNTPNEFLGPMYGVLSRRRARILKEEMQEGSPLFTVHAYVPVSESFGFTDELRSRTSGAASAILVLSHWEALLEDPFFVPKTEEEIEEHGNGSSVLPNTARKLIDTVRRRKGLHVEEKVVQHGTKQRTLARKV, from the coding sequence ATGGAGGAATCAACTTCCGATAACGATAGACACAAAATCCGCAACATATGCATCTTAGCACATGTAGACCACGGCAAAACAACCCTGGCTGATCAGCTTATCGCCACCGCCGGCGGCGGCATGGTTCATCCAAAAGTAGCAGGTAAACTCCGTTTCATGGATTTCCTCGACGAAGAACAACGTCGTGCTATAACAATGAAAAGTTCATCTATTTCTCTTAACTACAATCACCACACAATTAATCTAATCGATTCCCCCGGTCATATCGATTTTTGCGGCGAAGTTTCCACCGCCGCTCGTCTTTCCGATGGAGCACTTATTCTTGTTGATGCTGTTGAAGGTGTTCATATTCAAACTCACGCTGTTCTTCGTCAATGTTGGATTGAACGTCTTTCACCTTGTCTTGTTCTTAATAAGATGGATAGGTTAATTACTGAGTTGAAACTTACTCCTTCTGAAGCTTATGTTCGTTTATTGAGGATTGTTCATGAGGTTAATAGTATTGTTAGTGCTTATAATTCACAGAAATATTTATCTGATGTTGATTCTCTTCTTGCTGGTGGTACTGCTGATGGTGGTGAAGTTATGGAGGATTATGATGATGTTGAAGATGTTTTTCAGCCTCAGAAAGGGAATGTTGTGTTTGCTTGTGCTTTGGATGGTTGGGGTTTTGGGATTCATGAATTTGCAGAGATTTATGCTTCAAAGCTTGGTGCTAGTGTTAGTGCATTACAGAGGGCTTTATGGGGTCCAAGATATTTTAATCCTAAGACTAAGATGATTGTTGGGAAGAAAGGGATTGGTGCTGGTAGTAAGCCTATGTTCGTTCAGTTTGTGTTGGAGCCTCTTTGGCAGCTTTATCAAGGATCACTTGAAGGGGATAAAGGGTTGATTGAGAAGGTTATTAAGGCTTTTAATTTACAGGTTCCGGCGCGTGAGTTGCAGAATAAGGATTCTAAGGTTGTGCTTCAAGCTGTTATGAGTCGTTGGCTTCCTCTTTCGGATGCTATTTTGTCTATGGTGGTGAAGTGTATGCCGGATCCTGTGGCAGCGCAGGGTTCTAGGATATCGCGGTTGATTCCACAGCGTGAGGTTGGTTCTGGAGATGGGGTTGATAGGAGGGTAGTGGAAGAGGCGGAGCTTGTGAGGAAGTCGGTGGAGGGGTGTGATTGGAGGGATGAGGTTCCTTGTGTTGCATTTGTGGCGAAAATGTTTGCTCTACCTGTTAAAATGCTTCCTCCTCCTCAAGTAGGGGAGGTTGTGGGGAGTTTTGGTGAGGAAGGTGAGGGTGAATCTGATGAGTGTTTTTTGGCATTTGCTAGGATATTTAGTGGTGTTTTGTCTGTTGGGCAGAGAGTTTTTGTGATTTCGGCTTTGTATGATCCTTTGAAAGGGGAATCGACGCAAAAGCATATACAGGAGGCTGAATTGAAATCCATGTATCTGATGATGGGGCAAGGGTTGCAAGTAGTGAAATCTGCGAAAGCAGGAGATGTTGTTGCAATCCGAGGACTTGGccaatatattttgaaaagtgCTACACTTTCTTCTACTAGGAACTGTTGGCCTTTTTCGAGTATGGCTTTTCAAGTTTCCCCGATTTTGAGGGTTGCTATTGAGCCATCTGACCCTGCAGATATGGGTGCACTGCTCAAAGGCCTGAGGCTTTTAAATCGAGCGGATCCGTTTGTTGAGGTCACAGTTTCTGCAAGAGGAGAGCATGTTCTTGCTGCAGCTGGTGAAGTTCATCTTGAGAGATGCATAAAGGATTTGAAGGATAGGTTTGCAAAAGTAAGCTTGGAAGTCTCTCCACCCCTTGTGTCCTACAAAGAGACCATTGAGGGAGAGGTATCCAACATGCTGGAAAATTTGAAAGTTCTCAGCAAGAACTTAGATTATGTTGAGAAAACAACACCCAATGGAAGATGCATTGTACGTGTACAGGTGATGAAACTTTTACCTTCTCTCACAAAGGTTCTTGATGAAAGTGCTGATATACTTGGAGATATCATTGGAATAAAGTCAGGGCAGACAGTTAAAAGTTTAGAAACTCAGGGGACAAATATTCTCGAAAATGGGAATCCAGCTGAAGTGATTAAAACACGTATAATGGATGCAATTGAGAGTGACATTTTGTGTAGGATTGAGAATGATGAAGACCATGCCGAGAAATGTAGATTGAAGTGGTTAAAGCTTTTGAGGAGGATATGGGCACTTGGTCCGAGTTACATGGGCGCTAACGTTCTCTTCACTCCTGATATTAAAGCAGAGAGTAGTGATAGCTCTGTTCTAATACGTGGTTCTTCTCAACTATCTGAAAGGTTGGGTTTTGTGGCTGATTCTGCTAACAGTAACTCGGTTTCAGAGGCATCTTCAAATGAGAGCCAAGCGTTGTATATGGATGCAGAGCGTCTCGAGAGTAATGTTATAACCGGGTTCCAACTTGCAACTTCAGCTGGGCCTTTATGCGATGAACCTATGTGGGGTCTGGCATTTGTCATTGAGGCACGAATAACTCCATCTACAGGACATGATGAATCCGAAACACACCAACAATCCGACCAGTATGGCATCTTTGCAGGGCAGGTTATTGCAACAGTCAAAGATGCCTGTAGGACAGCTGTGCTAAAGAATAAGCCAAGGCTTGTGGAAGCAATGTACTTCTGTGAATTGAATACCCCTAATGAATTTTTGGGTCCCATGTATGGTGTACTTTCCCGCAGACGGGCTCGAATTTTGAAAGAAGAGATGCAGGAAGGTTCCCCTTTATTCACTGTGCATGCATATGTTCCTGTTTCTGAGAGCTTTGGTTTTACTGATGAGCTTAGAAGTAGGACTTCTGGCGCTGCGAGTGCAATTCTTGTCCTTAGCCACTGGGAAGCACTACTCGAAGATCCTTTCTTTGTACCTAAAACAGAAGAGGAAATCGAAGAGCATGGAAATGGTTCCAGTGTTCTTCCAAATACAGCAAGAAAGTTGATTGACACAGTCAGACGGCGGAAGGGCCTTCATGTCGAGGAAAAGGTAGTACAACACGGAACAAAGCAGAGGACACTCGCTCggaaagtttga